Genomic segment of Triticum aestivum cultivar Chinese Spring chromosome 6A, IWGSC CS RefSeq v2.1, whole genome shotgun sequence:
gaaagatcaatctagttggccaaactaaatcgataatttgaagagacttgcaaagatatcaaatcatgcatataagaattcagagaagaaccaaatattgttcatagataaacttgatcataaatccataattcatcggatctcggcaaacacaccgcaaaaagtattacatcgaatagatctccaagaacatcgaggagaactttgtattgagaaccaaagagagagatgaagccatctagctaataactatggacccgaaggtctgtggtaaactactcacacatcatcggagaggctatggtgttgatgtagaagccctccgtgatcgaatccccctccggcaaatagccggaaaaggccccagatgggatctcacgggtacagaaggttgtggcggtggaaaagtggtttcgtggctccccctgatgtttttagggtataagagtatatataggcgaaagaagtacgtcggtggagctccgtggggcccatgagggtgggggcgcgcctaccccctgggcacaccctcctgccgcgtggaagcttcgcggagttccagacttccactccaagtctactGGTTTGTGTTTGTTCCAAGAGAGATCCTCGCAAAGATTTcgtcccgtttggattccgtttaatattccttttgtgcgaaacactaaaataggcaaaaaaaacaaaaactggcactgggcctccggttaataggttagtcccaaaaataatataaaagtgcatattaaagcccattaaacatccacaacagataatataatagcatggaacaatcaaaaattatagatacgttggaaacgtatcataACCCTACAGACCCTACATTAATTACAGGTGTGAGACGAGGACCCCCCgccctcccgccgccggagcggcAGACGGAGGACGAGGGATCTGGCGCAATGGCGGCGTAGAGGTGGATTGGTCGGGAGATGTAAAAAGTCGCCCCTGAATTGCTGACAGTAAAAGAATCAGGGAGGTCAGCTGGATGTGATAGATAACCTAAGCAATTTAGAGTAACTCCAAAGGGCCGACCCATTTTGTCCgcctgcgtccgtttgggtcggcgcggacaaaagtggcggcccaacgcaCCGATCCAAACCCAAATCACGTCCGCTTCGCGTCCGCGCCaacgcatttgcggcccaaatttgcgccccaaatgcgtcCGCACGGACGCCGAACGGACGCCACACGCGCCTTCTCAttgtccgccgcgtccccacctgaCGGCCGCCCAACTACCCGCTGCCCACGTGGTTAGCTTAATTTATGAccacgggcccacgcgtcagtgacgcggtcgtccttttttaagcTNNNNNNNNNNNNNNNNNNNNNNNNNNNNNNNNNNNNNNNNNNNNNNNNNNNNNNNNNNNNNNNNNNNNNNNNNNNNNNNNNNNNNNNNNNNNNNNNNNNNNNNNNNNNNNNNNNNNNNNNNNNNNNNNNNNNNNNNNNNNNNNNNNNNNNNNNNNNNNNNNNNNNNNNNNNNNNNNNNNNNNNNNNNNNNNNNNNNNNNNNNNNNNNNNNNNNNNNNNNNNNNNNNNNNNNNNNNNNNNNNNNNNNNNNNNNNNNNNNNNNNNNNNNNNNNNNNNNNNNNNNNNNNNNNNNNNNNNNNNNNNNNNNNNNNNNNNNNNNACCAACATGGGCTTGTTCTCCGGCATCGGCAGCAGCAGGAAGGGCAAGGCCCCCGCCCGCCATTCCCCCGCCCTCCCCGCGTCGTCGCGCGCTCCCCGGCAGAGGCAACGCATTAAtgtgccagtgcaccaggcggagtggcactggcagcactGCGTGCCTCTGCCGTACCCCGACGCCACGTTGCCGCATGACTAGCATTTGGATCCGGAGAGGACCCCGGTGCCGGCCGCGCCGCGGTCGGCGAGGACCcatgcggaggaggtgcggcgccggtgGGCGTTGCTTACGCCGGAGCAGCGCGCCGACCCGGACTACGCATTCAACTCACCGAACTAGGCTTGTTGGTTTGCCTTCGAGcatgaggaggcgaggcgacgcggcgtCCGCGGTGTCGACCGCAGCCTGCCGCCGGTCCCGCTCGTCATCCGCGACGAGGACCAGGAGGCCAaggccgcctaccaggcggccattaaggagagcgaggaggaggagtggtggagggaggcggaggaggcggcattCCAAGCTGCCATGGCAGAGGCCATGGCCTTCTCCGTGGTGGGTGACTGTGTCGTGCCGCCAGTGACCCCGTCGTCCCCGCTCAAAGCCGAGCCGAAGGAGCCGGGCCCCCTCGAGCGCCACTCGTGGACcggagtagtgcgcgagtgggtcagcTCTCCGCCGATCTGGCTCGGGGCGACGGAGGAACAGGAGTCGGCCTACCTCAACCACTAGCGCAGCGTTCGGCTGGCCGAGGAGTGCCGGGAGGGCGAGCGCCTTCAGCTGCTCAagcgcgaggccgaggaggaggcgcaccaggCCCAGGCAGCGGCGGCGCAGCCCGCGGCAGCACAGCCCAACATCGCCGCCCTCTGGAACACAGCGTTCCCCTGGGTCGGCCCTGCGCCGACGCTGATCGACCTCACCGGCCCCGATGCAGACGCCGACAACGACGAGGATGAGGACGCCTGGGGCAGTGCGCCATCGTCTAGTTTTtagttttttatgtttaattaatgtAACGTGGACTATTGCCAGCCTTCGTGGCCGTCTTTTATGTttaactagaagaacgcccgtgcgttgcaacggggccacattaactttaagagttcaatatcagttatgttaatattacatttaatatattcatacatatcaagtgacattggttTTGGTATTtgaagattgattaccatccgttaGTTGGGTTACCAAAGAAGAAATCAATCACCATATGTAAAAAAAAGAACTACATTGCATATGCTTACACCTCATCTACTCGTGAGAATATATAGAATTGGAGCAAACAAAATCGTATACAGAACACATCATCACTGTTTGATACTCCTGCATGCATTAGTGAAATAAGCACACAAGTTATAAAACCAACTTAGTACAAAGCATAAGATGAAAAATTCTTAGTATAGAACATACGAAAAGGTCCCCACGCTAACACTATGTGCCCTAAAAACAACCACAAGCGGTCCTGCATCATGATTTATTCGGTACATGTACAATCGTGCATCTGCTCCAGCTCATCAGAAACACAGACAATCATTATGCATATTTTTCGCAAGGTAGCTCAATATGAAACAACCTTGATTGAAACATCATTTCACTATAAATTTGAAGAAAATATGAGATTGGGTCATACACTAAAATACGTGCACATGAACTACCAAAGGCCATGCTAAAATAATATTAGATCTGGTAATTTTGGGATACCCTCACAGGAAGTGATACCAAATAGAAACTTCATCATTTAAATACTCATCGACAATTTTGAGAAATCCTTACATGAAGAAGGAGCAAATAGAAACTTGATCAATCTAAATACTCCTATAATGACCTCAACGCCCTTAAAGTATATATGGACGCCTGTGCCACACCGCGTCGATCGCGCCCGCCACTGTCGTCGCGCTCAccgcagccaccgcaccactgtgaCCCGCGTGACGCACACCCTAGCCACACGCCACACTCTCGCTAgctgcgctcgccccgtctgctgccgcctatcccttcgctcgccccgcAGCCGCGCCTCTGCCTCGCGCCCCCTCCTGTCACGGCCATCTTCTGTCGGCCAccccctcagccacgccggccgcTTGCCTCGCCTGCTGCATGctgcttcctgctgctatgcgaTACTCTACCGCTGGTACGCTGTTGCGCCATGTCCTCGACACCGCCATGGACAAACATGGCGGAGGGATTGTCAATGGAGTacaaggaggaggtggcggagaaggtgtggagaggcaggaggtctggggTGGTGGAGAtgtttatgcgagaaggagccggagcggaagaagaggtcacaattggaaagaatcgcaaaaaaatcataacctgaagatctcattccaaaaaaaatgctaatatcgatggaggggtgattttCTTCTATAGGTGAGAAACATAGAAAATATTagttgttatcaaggaaaggtaaaaatttaggtaagttaggattttgaactgatttctatgcaaatggggttttattgtttggtaacgtgatatcagtacctgcccgtttgtgacgtgtctgatttaaaaagtttgcaaatgttaagaaactatttattgggagaaaagtttgtgacgtgtctgttatttgtttcctaaaacaaatttgatttagataagttaggaaagttagattaaaatatattatttatttcctgaaaatttgttatttgtttcctaagacaaattgagtcaataaaaggaatcgattgatttgcataatttaaaaaagttagatccgtgatttgttatacgttaggaaagttctggttgtaataaagaatggagagaaaaataaaccgatggaccagggtgggagggggtggtgggaggagagacaaaAAAAGCAATGAAAAAAAACCAGCAAAAATAAACCGTGAAGACTATTCACCAATTCCTCCATTAGAAATAGAGATTAATACTTGTTTTGTTTTTAAAATGCTTATAATCATTTCTTTTATTTTTCGCATCGATAGAAATCGGTCGGGCCAGCGTTGGTCGCTCGCGTCGATCCAAACACGATAGCGAACGTTTGTGTCCGTCTGTCAGATCCAAACGGACAAAAGACGGATAAAAgtgccgtccgtttgggtcgtccCGTCGGATAGACCTGATAAAACAAGCAGCGAGTACATAAGCCAATCATGATTCACGACATatcttcccgcaaaaaaaatgattcacgaCAATATCATCAGTCGTGGGAACGGATCATTAGCCAGCCGCGTAGTCACAGGCACATGCCGCCGGACGAAGAAATCTGCATGTCACAACTTTTCGATCATAATTCTGGAGCCGACGGACGAGTGCGCGCGCAGCCGTCATGGGCTCGGGTCCCCCACGTCTCGGGCGTCTGTCACAGCAGGTGGACCGAGGCTCCACCACTGCGGCACGTGGAGGCTCTCAGCGAGTCATCAGTAGCCAGTCAGCTTTGTCACGGCCCAAAAGAGCGTTTCGTCGTGGAATACTCGCGTTCTCCCATCACACGCTCACCCCACTCTTCAGTCAAATATACGGGCACGCGACGTGCAACGGCACCGTAGTTTCGGTTGCACGGTTGAACACCGTCGGCTTCGATTAACCACGTGCTCATGAGAGAATTACGCGGTCACCACGGCACGGCAAATCTCTCGCTTGAAGCTTCAGATCACGGCGCGGCGGTAGGatcagtctgcctgaaaactccaacTCCAAGCCTGGCTTCAGGTTTGACACGTTCCATTCCGCCCGGACACCGGCCACACCCACACGTCTAATCCCACAAACCGGAGACGCGTCCGTCGTCGTGAACCCGTCAAGCAAGGCCGATCTTGTACACACGCACGCATACGACCTACGTCCCATCATCGTCACATAGGCAGGCATCGTCAGGTACAAATCTACAACCAACCAGGCACACGAACCTGACCAAGACACAACAGGTTTCTCTCCGTTGCAAAAGCAGCAGCATCATCTGGGTTGCCATCAGCATTCAGCATTCAGCAAGACTCGGCCAATGCTGCTGTTACATACAAATTACAAATGCACCATTAGTAGTAGTAAGGTAAGATGCAACTTGTGTACGCAGCCGGCACGCAGCCATCACCCTGTACAACACCGCCTCGCCCATTCACATCACCACATGAGCTGCTTGGCCCCTCTCTTCTTGACGACGGCGTCGAAGCGGCCGTCGACCATGCTGATCTGGTCCATGAGGGACCGCCGGATGTGGCCGGGCGGCGTCTCCGTGATGCCCGCCAGGTACACGTCGGAGGAGAGGTCGAACTTGAGGGAGGCCATGGGCGTGTTGGGCTTCTTCACCAGGTCGTCCTCCAGCATGATCTCCGCCACCCGAGACAGTATGCTGAACGCCACCCCCACAAGAACCCTCGAGTAGGCCTCCACGATGGCGTGCCCCACGTCCTGCACCATCCAAGGAGTTCTTCTCAGAAAAATGCACAAGCAAGCATCGCTTTAACCCACCGGCATGTTGTGCCATGACAAACTTATTATTACCTCGTTATACTGGACCTTCACAACGTCGATGAACGTCGGAGGCAGGTTGGGGAATCTGGACTTCAAGAGCTGGATGAGGGTCTCGACCCTTTCGATGCACGCCGACATCTTCTCCAGCTCCGACGAGCTGTCCTTCATGAACTTCCACGAATGCCGTGCAGGGGACCTCCTGCTTCTCTCCTCTGAGATCCTTTGGTTCCATGCAAACAGTGCACCTTCTAACCGGTTCATGGTCTCCAGCACGCTATGCTCGGTTTTCAGACTCAGAGAAACAAAGATTTCTTCGATGGGAATATAGTCCGTGGTTATGGCATGGTACAGGTCTTCCCCCAAGCTAGATCTGCCAGACTGCAAGTCCAATCAAGTATTCATTATGATCATGCAATCTATTATACAACTCGGTAAAAAATGCAAGTAAAATGCGAGTAAATATGATTTGTGTACTTGCCTTTGGAAGGGCGTCCATAACAGCCATGGGAATAGGGATCTGAAGCAGGACTTGTTCGTTGATAGACTTGGCAGCTTTGAGGATTTGATGAACAAGTTTAGCCTGAAACACAATCCTTTTTCGCTGAAACTGAGATAGCCCTTGTTCAGGGACACAAGGGGATGGAAGCCACCACTTTTTGGTCTGTCTTTCACCATTATTTTTGCCCTGGCCACCTGATCGGCTGCCACTCTCCACGTACCAATACTCCGTGTCCACCATTGAGTCCAGAACTTCCTGCATGTTTGGTTGCATATGCCATTGGTAAATCCAAACTGTCGCAAACACGCATAATTTGCGGAATATGCAATATTTGTTATGGACAGATCGATGTTTTTTGATAGAGATGAAAATTGTGTTAGATCTGCATATCCATATAGTGCTCTCTATCAAAGATAATTTTAAGAGAGATGAAAACATAGTGGCAACATACAATTAGCATGGAATCAAGCTTCTGTAGAGCAGGAAGGTTCACATGAACGTCTGAACGGGCCTTCGGGGTCATAATCTGCATGAAGCAACCAAATAAAAAAGTTTTTACATCTCAGATAAACTTCATGCAAACAGAGAACACTTAATTCAGTTGCTCATTAGCCATTACCTCAAACATGCACCCATCTGCTCCATTTTGCTTTGTGGGTACCAGCTCGACCATGTAGGTCGTAGGAGAAAGCAACCAGTCCATTTCCTTCCGCCACCTGATCTTTTTTTCCTCACACAATGGTTCCAACTTCCACAGCTCTCCAAAAATAGTGGCTGTCATGGCGAACGCTCATTTTAGTGATGATGACGGTATAGAAGGAATACTAAATTGGGTAGCTTGTGAAGTTCAGTATACCTGAGAGATTGGTTATGCCATTGGACAAGGCCAGAGCAGCGCAAACTCCTCTGGCACCTCCAGAAACGTCATCACCAAGCAGTAGCTTTGCAAACTTCTCCTTCATGATTTCGATATCAGCAGCACTCAACGTATATGTGATTGGGTTCTTCCCTTTGACAGGGAGTAGATGGATAGCATCGAGCGTATCCAACTCATAAAGTGAATGCTCCTCCTGCTTGCTCAATGGAAGGCATTGGGAAGAGAAGGAAGAGCCATCAACATCTTTGCTGGAGGAGCAACTTGAAGCTTCATCTTCAAGGGAATCAGCGGTGACACAGCCATCCGCCCCTGTTGTTGCACTAACGCCACTATCCTCATCATATGAGGAACTATTGAAAATGCAGCTCTCGAGGCCATTGTATGTCGTCACCTCTGCATCAGTGGATATTTTTCAATTTATATGCACAACTGAAAAAATATATTACAGAGACATATGCACTGAAAATGCTTAGTCAGATGCCACGGCGCAATAGCACCTGAGCATAGGATATCGCAAAGAACGGATTAAAATAGGATATACAACTGCTATTGGATTCTTTGGACCACTGAACTTATGCAAGCATACATATGCACCTTATTGGGAATATTTTAAGTAAGCTTTGCAGCTCATCGTGGTTTACCAAGAACAAACACAGGAGTAACTATGAATTGACCAATGTACGTCCATTGTTAATTAGATAGGAGGAACGATAATTAAAGTAGGCATTGCAGCGTCTGGGACTCTTTCGTCCACTAAGCTTACAAAAGTGCATATGAGCGCTTCATTAGAACGATAACGCAAGTTAGCTGTTGATGTTCCAGGTGATTTAAAGAGAACCCCTGGTTAACCAAGGAATGAGTACAGCAGTAAAGCCAACTACGCATTCTACAGTCAGGTGCTGACCATTCATGGACAAACTTAGAACGACGTTATAAGTAGGCTATCCCACATGCTTTTCTGATGAGATTATAACAATCCATCTCAGGGAGAACTTTGAAAGTGCATCTGCAAAAGAATCGTGTGCATCTCTGTACGACGGTATAGACTACATAGTTGTGACCCAGACTTAGCTTAATCTAAAGTCCAAACTACCTATTAGCTATAGTATCATCACAGAAACGGCTTACAAAAAAGCTCCACTCAACGCAAAACAACCAAGCGAATCTCCACACCCCATAAAACAGCCATCGTCTATAAAAGTTACAATTTTACAATAGAAATCCTGAGAAAGCAGCAACGTCCTTATTCAAAGATCAAATAAATAAAATACAGAAAGAACATCATGCAAAAACTCATTGTTTGTAGCCCGCATTTCCACACAGAAACTAATTATCGGCACTCCATCCAGTGACCTACGCCGCGCAAACCGTGGCAGAAAGATTCTCACGAGGTGCACACACACACATTCTGCAGGCATACGCTCGCCCCACATGCTCGTAGACAGGTTATCCTGCCGTTACGCGTAGTGGTACCAGTACCAGCCAAGTCGTAGGCCCTGTTTCTACCTGCCCTGCGTCTCGTCTCAAAAGCAGCAGCGTGCTACCACGTTAGCCCTTTTGCCCCCAAAGTCAATGGACGCCGCACTTGGCGTTGCTGGGAGCGGCCGGGCCCACACCCCGCTCCGCTCCACTCCACTCCCCTCTCTACTGTATAAACAACTCTACGGGAAGCTACAGAAATATACAAACGGACGCGGAACGGATGGCACCAGAAAGGAGCCAAAAAGTAGCCGGAGAAAAGAGATCTTCACGGGTTCGAAGCGAGCCGTTGATGGGTAGGCAGAGGCAAAAGTCGGCGATTAATGGCAACCATACTGTAATCGTAGTGCCGGTGCTGTGTTGCCAGGGGAAGTCGGCGATTATCCAGTTGCCGTGTCTCTCTCTTTCGTGGCCGGTGATCCCCATTTACTTCCCACGTCGCACAGCAGAGTGTGGCAGCATCGCCAGCCTCTGACTAGGAAGCCCGCGCGCAGGGGTACGCGGTGAACAGTGGGGGCTGGCGCAGGCCGTGGCCTCTCCGTTCCGAATGACAGTACCACCCGGAGTTATGCTGATCGTCTCTACCAGGCCCGGCGGCTTTGATTTGGAGAGCAGGTGAAAGGGTTGCAGATAAAAGGTCCTAATTTCGGGCCAGATTTGGGACCTCCCGATGCAGCACGGCAGGACGCCCGGGGTTTGCAGACACGGGCATCCATCAGCTAACAGCTACTAGTACCACTACCAACTCGTGCACTTGAGGATATAAAATGGTAACGAAGATACGAACATAAACTGCCTTAATGAACACCACATGAACAGATCAAAAATCTAGACCAAAAATGTCACTAccaggaaggaagaggggggaggggacAGGGGTCTGTCTTGTTATGCTTACTTTCCGGCTCTTGGTCCATGTCGACGCTGAAGTCCTGCGGCCGCCGCCGGCAGCAGGCCAgcgtcttcatcctcatcttccttCCTCCTCCCCGGCAAGCACGATCAGCGGGAGCCCAACCTGAAACCCAGGAGACATCGCAACGGGCAGCAGCGTCAGGACGAATGAAAACCAATCTCAAAACAACTAGTAAATGCGCTGCCGCAATAAACACGGGGAGCCGTACGCGGCGGCGAtcggaggcgaggcgaggcgaccgGCGAACGGCAAGAGATGGAGACGGGCTCCCGTCTGCCTGCACGGCCGAAGATTTCAATCCCCTCACCCCTCCCTTTAATTTGTTTACCGCGACGCGCCACCTCCCTCGCCCACGGCCACGAACGAAGGAACGAACGAAAAATCGCGCCTTTTCAGATGCAGGGTAATGATTGACGCATCGGCAGCGCAAAGGCAAAAGCGAAAAATAAAGAATTGctaatggaggaggaggagcaaaTCTAGCGAGGATGCGCGGCTATGGGATGCATTGACGGCGCGATATTGCGCATTTACTTGTTACTAATAATCGGAGGCGTCGACTGATGGTGATAAATCCGTTGTGCGTCTTTGCTGTCCGGACGGGTGATTTATGGGCGCAACGGAAACGGAGGGAGGGCGGTGCTACGGCTGGCTGGTGGTGACGCGTcaggggggaggggggctcgccggtcGAGGCACTGGCGGCCGTGCAGGCGGTGCGGAGGCGTTGGGACTTTGAACTTTGAATTTTGAACTGGGCCGGTGGGTGGGAGGGGGTCGGGAAAGAAGCAGGGCTCACGAGGACATGGGCACCGCAGTAGGCTTTCTGTTGTGAGCTTCGCTATGCTATGCTAGCTTTTAGTGCGGGACGACGACTGTGCTGTGAGGCGGAAAGCGATGACCTGAGCAAAAAAGATGTGGGGGCGAGGTGAAAAGAGACGGGGTGAAAACTGAAAAGGCCCCGAGGTTTGTTGGCTCGCGGCTTTTCCTCCTCCCCGGCGCTGGTGCCGCAGCGGGGCGATGACGACCTGACCACGGCCTCTCCCGAGAACTAGGGAAGGGCGCGGCTCGCCTCACTGCTACCGTGCGGTGGTGACAGCTTTTTTCATGGCGATGGAGATGGGACGAGCAGAGCAGGAATGGGGTTCGACGGGGAGGGTTCCAGCTCGAATCGCGCCAGCATTTCTAGGGACGAAGTTATTGCGAAATGTAGAGGGGAGGGGAGCGGCGGTACCTTTGCGGCGGCGGCGTCTGGAGCCGAGAAGTCAGCGGCCGGAGCGCTCCGGCATGGATCTGCGGCCAAGGAAACGAGGGGCGAGTATGAGGCGATGAAGAGAACCTCAATCAAGAAGGAAACCACGAACAACAAATGGAAATACTAGCTGCCTGACTGGGCATGAGCTTACCAGCGGTCCGAACGGAGGGAGGCAGGGGGCAGGCCTCGAGCGTgaagaggcggaggaggcagggcagcgaagaaggaggaggcaggggaggagggaggcgtgTGTGTCCCTGTGTGTGTGAAGGGGGGCTGCTGGTAGTGGTAGTGGCAGTGGTGCTACTCTGCTCTGTCTGACTATGTTGCGATAGATAATGAATGCGGCAGGAAGGGAGAAAAGAACAGAAAGCGGAGCGAAACCAGGATGCCGAGCATGTGAGCggacaaaattactgttctgaCCCTTAAGGCAAACTAAGTCCCGATTTGACCTCGTTCCGAAAAAAATTTCGTTTCTGACCTTTTCTGgtgacgccaaggtccctggcgtctgggttacgaagcagacgccggggtccctggcgtctggcccctggcccgcactgcccgcctgcccgcctggtccctggcgtctgggttacgAAGCAGACGCCGGGGtccccagacgccagggaccttggcgtcaccagaaaaggtcagaaacgaaatttttttcggaacgaggtcaaatcgggatttagtttgccttaagggtcagaacagtaattttgtccCATGTGAGCGTGCAGGTGCCGCCGGATCAAATATACTACGTACCACCCCCGCAACCGCACCATCAACGGCCGGCCTCCCCCTGGGATCTGCTCCGTACCGCTAACCAACGGAGCCCACCCGCGCTAATCAGCGCCTCATCCTGCTCGTCTCGTCTGCTTCGCTCGCTCGCTTGCTCGTTAACCTCTCGCAGCCGGCAGCTCGCTCCACCACGGGCTGGCCTTTGGTTGAGATCCTGAACCCAAAAAAGAGGATTTCTTTTCGGTATCTTTCTGGTAATCACGAAGGGGAAAAAAACTTTCTTGTCAGTGTGGTGTGGCAGCGACGCCGCCTACCTACCCATGACGACGGCGGCACGCGGGCGGGATCCAATGCCGCTCGCTGCAGCGGCAGCGGGCGGAATCGTTTGCTTCCTCCCTTCTCCTACCTCCCTACCATATCCCTGACACCTCATTTGTCACCTGTCTCGGCCTCCATTTACTCGAACCGCTtgcccttttcttcctcctccccctcaccGACCGATCACTTCAGCCCAGGCACGCTTCTACACTTTCACACTTCCCGGTCAACTTTACTTTAACTCTGCGCGCGCGCAGATGGTCACTCAGAGCCGTTGGATGCCGGATGGACGGAGAGATTCGCGACCATACTCTTCCTGTAGACCAGGGGTATCCGAGGCCTGACGGATACGTTTGACGTTCCTACACGTACCGCCTTGTCCTCTTGCGTCACGTGCGGCCACTGGCCAGCCATGCCACTACACACGTTCCCGCACGTACTGCTACTTGGCATCCTGGCTGGCCCGATGGGTATACCGGATCCTGGACGTACGTAGTACGTGCTGAAGTGAAACCAAAGGCCATTGATGAACGTGAGCCCGGAAGAAGAATGGAAGGGGGCTACGGACAAAGCGTTCGTTCGGCGGACGGGGCAGGCAGGAATGCGTGCAAGGTTTTTGGTCCCCGGCCCACTCGCCCCGCATAGTCGCACTCTTTCGGTCGGTTTCCTTTCCCAGGCGCGCCACGCGACAACGGGCGCATGTTGCTTCTCGGGCCCGGGGCTACGGACACGAACGCACACGCACAGTGACGGTATAATACGGCACCGTCTGTATTGTACGTGCTGCTAGACTGCTAGTGGTGGGTCGTTGGAAAGTTCGTCTCCGTGTGCGCACGCGAACTCCTACCGGGCCGGAGCGCCGGTCCCTCCCGCCGGCATCAACCATGGTTGGGTGGATAGAAAGCGTGTGGCGTGTCGCGTGTGTGCGGTGCATCGATGAAAACTAACTCAGGGGCTGTAATATGTGCACCGGCCAAATACCCCACCACAAGTTTAGAAGAACTCGATCCCCGCCGCGTCCGGGTGAACCCAAATGATAGGCAATAGGTTGCTACTTGTTTCTTTCCAGCAAGAGTCACATGTCTCAAAAACTATTGTCTGTAAAAGGTTGTAGATTGCTTGCAGGAGTAGAATGTCAACCCGGGCATCATGCATGCATTTGAACCCGTCCAAAACGTACGCTTCAGATCAACCAAAGGCCAGCACACCATACAGGACTGGACAGGACAGGGCACATGAGTGATCGTGCACAAGCGGACGCACCGCTCAAATGCGGCCCCGTTTCCCGCTGCACGCAAGCTATGCATACCATGGTGAATCAGCGATTCGGCGACCGAAAGAGGGGGAAGGATACTATACCATACCATATCAGCGaggaggccaactccaccgcacgaccccaaacggatgcCCCCTTTGCCCGGATTCGGTCCGTTTGGG
This window contains:
- the LOC123128112 gene encoding rop guanine nucleotide exchange factor 14, whose amino-acid sequence is MRMKTLACCRRRPQDFSVDMDQEPEKVTTYNGLESCIFNSSSYDEDSGVSATTGADGCVTADSLEDEASSCSSSKDVDGSSFSSQCLPLSKQEEHSLYELDTLDAIHLLPVKGKNPITYTLSAADIEIMKEKFAKLLLGDDVSGGARGVCAALALSNGITNLSATIFGELWKLEPLCEEKKIRWRKEMDWLLSPTTYMVELVPTKQNGADGCMFEIMTPKARSDVHVNLPALQKLDSMLIEVLDSMVDTEYWYVESGSRSGGQGKNNGERQTKKWWLPSPCVPEQGLSQFQRKRIVFQAKLVHQILKAAKSINEQVLLQIPIPMAVMDALPKSGRSSLGEDLYHAITTDYIPIEEIFVSLSLKTEHSVLETMNRLEGALFAWNQRISEERSRRSPARHSWKFMKDSSSELEKMSACIERVETLIQLLKSRFPNLPPTFIDVVKVQYNEDVGHAIVEAYSRVLVGVAFSILSRVAEIMLEDDLVKKPNTPMASLKFDLSSDVYLAGITETPPGHIRRSLMDQISMVDGRFDAVVKKRGAKQLMW